AAGAGCGCGCCGCCATGGAGCCGAATTCCACCTGAACGAGCGCGTGGTGGAACTTATAAAGCTCGGCGACAGGGTGCGGTCGGTGCGCACGAATAAGGGCGATTACGGCACCGACGTGGTGATATCTGCAGACACGTACAAAGCGCAAGTGGCCGAAGCCGCCGTAGAAGCCGGCGCAGATATGATAAACGACATATCGGGGCTGGGTTTCGATCCCGATATGCCATC
The genomic region above belongs to Acetomicrobium sp. S15 = DSM 107314 and contains:
- a CDS encoding dihydropteroate synthase, which gives rise to MVELIKLGDRVRSVRTNKGDYGTDVVISADTYKAQVAEAAVEAGADMINDISGLGFDPDMPS